The proteins below are encoded in one region of Ferroplasma acidiphilum:
- the fdhF gene encoding formate dehydrogenase subunit alpha: protein MSSGKIFIDGIPLNIKGDETILRAMMDNNIDIPHVCYNPALGAIESCDTCIVNADGKYVRACTTQAKNNMNVLFNSPDVKARETEAVNRILHNHDLYCTVCENNNGDCALHSAVDTLQVTRQKYPFTSKGYEADYSNPFYRYDPDQCILCGRCVEACQDVEVNETLHIDWSLERPRVVWDDNKAINDSSCVSCGHCVTVCPVNALMEKSMLEEAGYFTSLTRKAKYNLIEFGKDLEKPVGNGMIMKISNIEAKMREEQIKKTKTVCTYCGVGCSFTMWTKGRKILKVQPEVESPANGISTCIKGKFGWGFVNSEERLKYPLIRKNGKFVQASWDEAIDFAAKGLKKVGEKYGNESLMFIASSKGTNEESYLLQKMARQIFHNNNVDNSSRFCQAPATTGLWRTVGYGGDAGSIQDIYKSELVMIVGANTAESHPVLATRVKRAHKLNHQKLIVSDLRKNEMAERADIYLHPSPGTDIVLLSALSKYIIDQGWHDREFIEKRVNGFDEYYKSLEPFTLENASSITGIPEKQIIQTAEMIHSVKSMCILWAMGITQHSAGSDESTAISNLLVLTGNYGRPGTGAYPLRGHNNVQGASDFGAMPTYLPGYQPIKDKEVIKKFEKAWHTELPTKPGIDNVSCIENIDNDKIKGMYVVGQEIASTGPDSNKTRDSLERLDFLIVEDVFFSETAKYADVVLPASVSLEKEGTFTNTERRIQRIYQVMEPYEETRPDWEIIQGIAKSLGYDWNYKHPSEIMDEAASLSPMFHGVSYERLEGFKSLQWPMKENGEGSEYLYEDRFNFPDGKARLYPLSYRPPLKVSEEYPLHLNNGRMLEHFHEGNETFKTEGIKEKVPDTFLEISEKLAAEYKIQTGDFVRVTSKWGSIKVRALITERVSGNELYMPMNAASDDATVNLLTSYTRDPDSDTPAYKELPVKIEKLKKNGGSPLPANNSRYGKPEPQIGILVSEKWKRKDYSKLTDD from the coding sequence ATGTCTTCAGGAAAAATTTTTATTGATGGCATTCCTTTGAATATTAAGGGTGACGAAACAATATTGCGGGCAATGATGGATAACAATATAGATATACCACATGTCTGCTACAATCCTGCCCTGGGAGCCATAGAATCCTGCGATACTTGCATAGTCAATGCCGATGGCAAATATGTCCGTGCATGTACCACTCAAGCTAAAAACAATATGAATGTTCTTTTCAACTCTCCGGATGTAAAGGCCAGGGAAACAGAGGCTGTGAATAGAATATTACACAACCATGACCTTTACTGCACCGTGTGTGAAAATAACAATGGCGACTGTGCATTGCATAGCGCTGTTGATACCTTACAGGTAACAAGGCAGAAGTATCCCTTTACCAGCAAGGGATACGAAGCAGATTATTCCAATCCTTTTTACAGGTATGACCCGGACCAGTGCATTCTCTGCGGAAGGTGCGTGGAGGCATGCCAGGATGTGGAAGTCAATGAAACACTGCATATCGACTGGTCTCTGGAACGGCCAAGGGTTGTCTGGGATGACAACAAAGCCATAAACGATTCTTCGTGTGTATCATGCGGTCACTGTGTTACAGTATGCCCTGTAAATGCACTTATGGAAAAATCCATGCTTGAGGAAGCAGGGTATTTCACTTCCCTCACCAGGAAAGCAAAGTATAACCTCATAGAGTTTGGAAAAGACCTTGAAAAGCCTGTTGGAAATGGCATGATAATGAAAATTAGCAACATAGAGGCGAAAATGAGGGAGGAACAGATAAAGAAGACAAAAACAGTATGTACCTACTGTGGTGTTGGCTGTTCTTTCACCATGTGGACCAAGGGGAGAAAAATATTAAAAGTACAGCCAGAGGTTGAATCACCTGCAAACGGAATATCCACCTGTATTAAAGGCAAATTCGGATGGGGCTTTGTAAACAGCGAAGAAAGGCTTAAATATCCCTTAATCAGGAAGAATGGAAAATTTGTCCAGGCATCATGGGATGAAGCCATTGACTTTGCCGCTAAAGGCCTGAAAAAGGTAGGTGAAAAGTATGGCAATGAGTCATTGATGTTCATAGCGTCATCCAAAGGAACCAACGAAGAATCATACCTTCTCCAGAAAATGGCGAGGCAGATATTCCACAATAACAATGTGGACAACTCATCAAGATTCTGCCAGGCTCCAGCAACAACCGGTCTGTGGAGAACTGTTGGTTATGGTGGCGATGCAGGTTCGATACAGGATATATACAAATCAGAACTGGTTATGATAGTGGGTGCAAACACAGCAGAATCACATCCGGTACTTGCAACAAGGGTAAAGAGGGCACATAAATTAAACCACCAGAAACTCATAGTATCCGATTTAAGGAAAAATGAAATGGCTGAACGTGCGGATATATACCTTCACCCTTCACCGGGAACAGATATAGTACTCCTATCTGCACTCTCAAAATATATAATAGACCAGGGATGGCATGACAGAGAATTTATTGAGAAGAGGGTAAATGGCTTTGATGAGTATTATAAGAGTTTAGAGCCATTCACACTGGAAAATGCATCCAGCATAACAGGAATTCCTGAGAAGCAGATTATCCAAACTGCCGAAATGATACACAGTGTAAAGAGCATGTGCATACTGTGGGCAATGGGAATAACCCAGCATTCTGCAGGATCAGATGAATCAACAGCAATATCAAACCTTCTTGTTCTAACAGGAAATTACGGAAGGCCTGGCACCGGTGCGTATCCATTAAGAGGACACAACAACGTCCAGGGAGCAAGTGATTTTGGAGCAATGCCCACATACCTTCCGGGATACCAGCCAATAAAGGACAAAGAAGTAATAAAGAAGTTTGAAAAGGCATGGCATACTGAGTTGCCAACTAAACCCGGAATAGACAACGTATCATGCATTGAGAATATAGACAACGATAAAATCAAGGGAATGTATGTAGTAGGGCAGGAAATTGCATCAACAGGGCCCGATTCCAACAAGACCAGGGATTCCCTTGAAAGGCTTGATTTCCTGATAGTAGAGGATGTATTCTTCTCAGAAACCGCAAAATATGCTGATGTAGTATTGCCTGCATCTGTAAGTCTGGAAAAGGAAGGAACCTTCACCAACACAGAAAGGCGTATACAGAGAATATACCAGGTTATGGAACCCTATGAAGAAACAAGGCCTGACTGGGAAATCATCCAGGGAATTGCAAAATCCCTGGGTTATGACTGGAACTATAAACACCCATCCGAAATAATGGATGAGGCAGCATCATTGTCTCCTATGTTCCATGGAGTATCATACGAGAGGCTTGAGGGATTCAAGAGCCTGCAGTGGCCAATGAAAGAAAACGGCGAAGGGTCAGAGTACCTCTATGAAGACAGATTCAATTTCCCTGATGGAAAAGCCAGGCTTTATCCATTATCATACAGGCCGCCACTTAAAGTTTCAGAGGAATACCCGCTGCATCTTAACAATGGCAGGATGCTGGAGCATTTCCATGAGGGTAATGAAACATTCAAAACAGAAGGGATAAAGGAGAAGGTTCCTGACACATTCCTGGAAATATCTGAAAAACTTGCCGCTGAGTATAAAATACAAACCGGAGATTTCGTAAGGGTCACATCAAAGTGGGGCAGCATAAAGGTCAGAGCATTGATTACAGAAAGAGTGAGTGGCAATGAGCTTTACATGCCAATGAATGCTGCATCTGATGACGCAACTGTAAACCTGCTCACATCATACACAAGGGATCCAGATTCAGATACACCTGCCTATAAGGAACTGCCTGTGAAAATTGAAAAATTGAAGAAAAATGGCGGGAGCCCGCTTCCTGCAAACAATTCCAGGTACGGAAAGCCGGAACCACAGATTGGAATACTTGTCAGTGAGAAATGGAAGAGGAAAGATTACTCAAAGTTAACGGATGATTAA
- a CDS encoding DUF1641 domain-containing protein, protein MSKPIEYVETEEDKLPAMIPDEYKESFNNLLKTIKSLNDSGFLTLVNAMSVNYKYIIDTFSEQFNSDTTKKSLTNVMSVFDLLSKLDPDMMVSLMNRLGDSINNAGKPESGGLMSIVRMMNSSDVAGPISVLLKILAGMSEKK, encoded by the coding sequence ATGTCGAAGCCTATAGAATATGTTGAAACGGAAGAAGATAAATTGCCTGCGATGATACCGGATGAGTACAAGGAAAGCTTCAATAATTTACTGAAAACTATTAAAAGTCTCAATGATTCTGGATTTTTAACCCTGGTAAATGCTATGTCTGTAAACTATAAGTACATAATAGACACATTTTCAGAACAGTTCAATTCTGACACGACCAAGAAATCACTAACCAATGTAATGAGTGTCTTTGACCTTCTTTCTAAGCTCGATCCGGATATGATGGTAAGCCTTATGAACAGGCTTGGAGATTCCATAAACAATGCAGGAAAGCCCGAATCCGGCGGTCTAATGTCTATTGTCAGAATGATGAATAGCAGTGATGTTGCAGGTCCAATATCTGTATTATTAAAAATCCTGGCAGGCATGTCTGAAAAGAAATGA
- the fdhD gene encoding formate dehydrogenase accessory sulfurtransferase FdhD, with amino-acid sequence MSGYIKRKIIHSVSGSREQTYDNVTVEEPLEIRIYHENETYNVSVIMRTPVDDFALAAGFLFTEGIIKPENIIDIKYSTDAGISEKDNIVIVSVNSFQKQLIGNRNFYVNSSCGVCGKTNINDIFLKTGHLISQRNKLHYNQLLELPQIMKNNQEIFKNTGGVHAAAIIDYSGNILSMGEDVGRHNAVDKAIGKMVLKGIHRSPEAVLQVSGRAGFEIVQKAAMYGIPVVSSVSAPSSLAVELADEFNMTLVSFVRGRSFNIYTHPERISMK; translated from the coding sequence ATGAGCGGATATATAAAGCGCAAGATTATTCATTCCGTGTCCGGTAGCCGGGAGCAAACATACGATAACGTTACCGTTGAGGAGCCACTGGAGATCAGAATATACCATGAAAATGAAACATACAATGTATCTGTAATTATGAGGACGCCAGTGGATGATTTTGCACTTGCTGCCGGGTTCCTATTCACAGAGGGAATAATAAAGCCAGAGAATATAATAGATATTAAATATTCCACGGATGCTGGCATATCTGAGAAGGATAATATAGTAATAGTCTCTGTTAATTCATTTCAAAAGCAGTTAATCGGAAACAGGAATTTTTATGTTAACTCCAGTTGCGGCGTCTGCGGAAAAACCAACATAAATGATATTTTCCTGAAAACCGGTCATCTGATTAGCCAGAGGAATAAATTACATTATAATCAGCTGTTGGAACTTCCTCAAATTATGAAAAATAATCAGGAAATATTTAAAAATACAGGTGGTGTGCATGCCGCTGCTATAATTGATTACTCCGGGAATATTTTATCAATGGGTGAGGATGTAGGCAGGCATAATGCAGTGGACAAAGCAATAGGGAAAATGGTCTTAAAAGGGATACACAGAAGCCCGGAAGCAGTATTGCAGGTAAGTGGCAGGGCGGGCTTTGAAATTGTCCAGAAGGCTGCTATGTATGGAATTCCTGTGGTCAGTTCAGTATCTGCACCATCTTCGCTCGCAGTAGAACTTGCAGATGAATTCAATATGACTCTAGTATCATTTGTAAGGGGAAGGAGTTTCAATATTTACACCCATCCTGAAAGGATAAGCATGAAATAA
- a CDS encoding glycosyltransferase, producing MAGLPYISVIITAHSRRKYLLNAIKSAVNQTLDKEYYEIIVVKNFNDDLVDDFINKNHIKSIFMNGTIGEFLYSGVTNSLGQVISFLDDDDMFFDNKLEFIYKKFKGQNIAYYHNDHITINENGEPIRDNKIDNIIFNLSSISVMKNVINTENLIRITSNTDDFMYLSALESHKIALKGKERLTQYRFHHSTSVIITDDIKKFIQLKLEFLDTKLNQFKSFRNMFTSEETLSLIDSTITYLEMDMYIFGVKQKAGHIFRIFKNTPESFSQLFRLFTAYILVRLYSKSRNIILGQLWDAYKKSIENGSA from the coding sequence ATGGCTGGATTACCATATATTAGTGTAATAATTACTGCACATAGTCGGAGGAAATATTTATTAAACGCAATAAAAAGTGCAGTAAACCAAACTCTGGATAAGGAATATTATGAGATAATTGTTGTTAAAAATTTTAATGATGATTTAGTAGATGATTTCATTAATAAAAACCATATCAAAAGCATATTTATGAATGGCACAATAGGCGAATTTCTGTACTCTGGAGTTACCAATTCATTGGGTCAAGTGATATCATTTTTAGATGATGATGACATGTTCTTTGACAATAAATTAGAATTTATATATAAAAAATTTAAGGGACAAAATATTGCGTATTATCACAATGACCACATTACTATTAATGAAAATGGTGAACCTATTAGGGATAATAAAATCGATAATATAATTTTCAATCTTTCTTCAATATCTGTAATGAAAAATGTGATAAATACTGAAAACTTAATTAGAATTACCTCTAATACTGATGATTTTATGTACTTGTCTGCATTAGAATCACATAAAATTGCTTTAAAAGGAAAGGAAAGATTGACACAATATAGATTTCACCATAGCACAAGTGTAATTATAACAGACGATATTAAAAAATTTATACAACTCAAACTGGAATTTTTAGATACAAAATTAAATCAATTCAAATCCTTCAGGAATATGTTTACATCAGAAGAAACTTTATCTTTAATTGACTCAACAATTACGTATCTTGAAATGGATATGTACATTTTCGGAGTAAAACAAAAGGCAGGGCACATATTCAGAATTTTCAAAAATACTCCTGAATCATTTTCACAGCTATTTAGACTATTTACAGCGTATATCCTTGTTAGGTTATACAGTAAATCTAGGAATATCATTTTAGGGCAACTTTGGGATGCATATAAAAAAAGTATAGAAAACGGTTCTGCATAA
- a CDS encoding glycosyltransferase, translating to MKVKVINSSQKFSSIWLYSRNLCKVDNKNVSVLDAYNEFNGINLMKREFQIGVDSCLGGLFLRQELDDKDYDILHYANQTISPVKTKKVQIVTVHDNPYTFLQSGIYSSYTSTEKNFKKLIKYNIVLIKNRFLKRNMDRYKEFENVLTNSNYVGKSLREYGFTGNIKTIYLPVSPYFEKLQHKHEIRKELGLPDNRILLLSVSNNATRKNLALIEKAMKILPDRFSLVRVGTPIGNSITFQNVSNENLNKIYNACDVLLMPSIEEGLGLPIVEGFATGIPIVASDIEVFHEIGKDAVEYINPLEMQSLISGINNALENKDKMISKADKIVPQFSFQLFKEKMLDYYKKCYEI from the coding sequence ATGAAAGTTAAGGTCATAAATTCATCACAAAAATTCAGCTCCATCTGGCTCTATTCTAGAAATCTTTGCAAAGTTGATAATAAAAATGTTTCAGTACTTGATGCATATAATGAATTTAATGGAATTAATTTAATGAAACGCGAATTTCAGATAGGAGTAGATAGTTGTTTAGGAGGATTATTCCTCAGACAGGAACTTGATGATAAAGATTATGATATTTTACACTATGCAAATCAAACAATATCACCTGTTAAAACTAAAAAAGTTCAGATTGTGACAGTACATGATAACCCGTATACGTTTTTGCAATCGGGTATTTACTCCAGTTACACATCAACTGAAAAAAATTTTAAAAAGTTGATAAAGTATAATATAGTTTTAATTAAAAATAGATTTCTGAAAAGGAATATGGATAGATATAAGGAATTTGAAAATGTCCTCACAAACTCAAATTATGTCGGAAAATCCTTGCGAGAGTATGGCTTTACAGGGAATATTAAAACTATATATCTTCCTGTATCACCCTATTTCGAAAAACTGCAACATAAACATGAAATTAGAAAGGAACTGGGATTACCTGATAATAGGATATTATTGTTATCGGTGTCTAACAATGCCACGAGAAAAAATCTTGCTTTAATAGAAAAAGCAATGAAAATTCTTCCTGACAGATTTTCACTTGTTAGGGTTGGTACACCTATTGGTAATAGCATAACATTTCAAAATGTCTCAAATGAGAACCTCAACAAAATTTATAATGCCTGTGACGTCTTATTGATGCCGTCTATAGAAGAAGGATTAGGGCTTCCTATTGTTGAGGGATTTGCGACGGGAATCCCAATTGTGGCCTCAGACATAGAGGTTTTTCATGAAATTGGTAAAGATGCAGTAGAATATATAAATCCTCTTGAAATGCAATCTTTAATCAGTGGAATTAATAATGCTTTAGAAAACAAAGATAAAATGATCTCAAAAGCCGATAAAATTGTACCTCAATTTTCTTTTCAACTTTTTAAAGAAAAAATGCTTGATTATTATAAAAAATGTTATGAAATATAA
- a CDS encoding glycosyltransferase family 4 protein, producing the protein MRILEVSFLNPYQSNSGGVESYIVKITNFLRENNKITIICSSTNKTMKHDNIIELYTGKFLRKSIYNIRLYFYVKKHRNEFDLIHINGDNGFLIPLINNMKTVMTLHGSMLENTMVNIKNFKFRSIISYITGVFLGYMEIFACKRANKIIAVSKHIKTYFSEYTGRNSINYIPTCINKMDTINISETDKLRIAEMKSEYKTVCLWTGIDPERKGLGIAKNAVSNFDDVILFTAGYKDENRAKNVINLGYVDKDLLLYLYQISDIFIFPSMYEGFSIALLEAMSYGAIPLSFKIPATEELITDSVDGFLLHDASKFEDKIKYLVQNTDKMEIMKKNVSRRAEDFYCSKILLEIESTFKELLSS; encoded by the coding sequence ACAAATTTTTTAAGGGAAAACAACAAGATTACTATTATATGCAGTTCAACTAATAAAACTATGAAACATGATAATATTATTGAATTATACACCGGTAAATTTCTGAGGAAATCTATTTATAATATTAGATTGTACTTCTATGTTAAAAAGCATAGAAATGAATTTGACTTGATACACATTAATGGCGACAATGGATTTTTGATTCCTTTGATAAATAATATGAAAACGGTAATGACCCTCCACGGAAGCATGTTAGAAAATACTATGGTGAATATAAAAAATTTTAAATTTAGATCAATTATTTCTTATATTACAGGAGTGTTCCTGGGCTATATGGAAATATTTGCATGTAAAAGGGCAAATAAGATTATAGCAGTTTCAAAGCATATTAAGACATACTTTTCCGAATACACAGGTAGAAATAGCATTAATTATATCCCTACGTGCATTAATAAAATGGATACAATAAATATATCAGAAACTGATAAACTAAGAATTGCAGAAATGAAGAGTGAGTATAAAACTGTCTGTTTATGGACAGGTATAGATCCCGAGAGAAAAGGACTGGGAATAGCAAAGAATGCCGTTTCTAATTTTGATGATGTAATCCTATTTACTGCAGGTTATAAGGATGAGAACAGGGCAAAAAATGTAATTAACCTGGGATATGTTGACAAAGATCTGCTTTTATATCTTTACCAGATAAGCGATATATTCATTTTTCCATCCATGTATGAAGGATTTAGCATTGCATTACTGGAAGCGATGTCCTATGGAGCTATACCGTTATCTTTTAAAATTCCGGCTACCGAAGAATTAATTACCGATTCTGTTGATGGTTTTCTATTACATGATGCCTCAAAATTCGAGGACAAAATAAAATATTTAGTCCAAAATACCGATAAAATGGAGATAATGAAGAAAAATGTAAGTAGAAGAGCGGAAGACTTTTACTGCTCAAAAATTTTGCTAGAAATTGAAAGTACATTCAAAGAGTTATTATCTAGTTGA